A portion of the Chlamydia avium 10DC88 genome contains these proteins:
- the eno gene encoding phosphopyruvate hydratase: MLEVAISDIQAREILDSRGYPTLCVKVITDLGTFGEACVPSGASTGIKEALELRDQDGSRYQGKGVLQAKRHITEILLPVLQGLNIFDQILVDTIMIDTDGTPNKEKIGANAILGVSLALAKAAATTLDLPLYHYVGGCFSHILPCPMMNLINGGMHANNGLQFQEFMIRPLGAPSLTEAIRMGADVFHTLKTLLNDKHLTTGVGDEGGFAPQLQSNADALDLLMQAIEKSGFTPGEDISLALDCAASSFYDEKTRTYQGKSYQEQVEILADLCNRYPIDSIEDGLAEEDYEGWKLLTTTLGNRIQIVGDDLFVTNPELISEGIHKGIANAVLIKPNQIGTLTETSEAIRLAHNHGYSTILSHRSGETEDTTIADLSVAFNTGQIKTGSLSRSERIAKYNRLMEIEEELGNVACFKDSNPFSKR; encoded by the coding sequence ATGTTAGAAGTTGCTATTTCTGATATTCAAGCACGAGAAATCTTAGACTCTCGTGGATATCCTACGCTATGTGTTAAAGTAATTACAGACTTAGGGACTTTTGGAGAAGCTTGTGTACCTTCAGGAGCTTCGACTGGAATAAAAGAAGCTTTAGAACTTCGTGATCAAGATGGCTCACGCTATCAAGGGAAAGGAGTATTACAAGCGAAGAGACATATTACAGAAATTCTTCTTCCTGTCCTTCAAGGATTGAATATCTTCGACCAAATCCTTGTAGATACAATTATGATAGATACCGATGGGACGCCAAATAAAGAAAAAATCGGTGCTAATGCAATTTTAGGAGTATCTCTAGCACTTGCTAAAGCCGCAGCGACAACACTAGATCTCCCTCTTTATCATTATGTTGGAGGATGTTTTTCCCATATCCTTCCCTGCCCTATGATGAATCTTATTAATGGCGGCATGCATGCAAACAATGGCTTGCAATTCCAAGAATTTATGATTCGCCCCCTAGGGGCTCCATCATTGACAGAAGCTATACGTATGGGTGCTGATGTTTTCCATACTCTTAAAACACTTCTTAATGATAAGCACCTCACTACAGGAGTTGGAGATGAAGGAGGATTTGCTCCTCAATTGCAATCAAATGCTGATGCTTTAGATCTTCTCATGCAAGCTATTGAGAAAAGTGGTTTCACCCCTGGTGAAGATATTTCCTTAGCATTAGATTGTGCCGCATCATCTTTCTATGACGAGAAAACACGTACATATCAAGGGAAAAGCTACCAAGAGCAAGTAGAAATCTTAGCTGATCTTTGTAATCGCTACCCTATAGATTCTATAGAAGATGGTCTCGCTGAAGAGGATTATGAAGGCTGGAAATTACTCACTACAACATTAGGCAACCGTATCCAAATTGTAGGGGATGATCTTTTTGTGACTAATCCTGAACTCATTTCCGAGGGAATTCATAAAGGAATAGCCAATGCCGTATTAATTAAACCTAATCAAATAGGAACATTGACAGAAACATCTGAGGCTATACGGCTTGCTCATAATCATGGATATTCAACAATTCTCTCTCATCGATCAGGAGAAACAGAAGACACTACAATTGCAGATCTCTCAGTAGCGTTTAATACAGGACAAATTAAAACAGGATCTCTATCGCGTTCAGAACGCATTGCCAAGTACAATAGGCTCATGGAAATAGAAGAAGAACTAGGGAATGTCGCCTGTTTCAAAGATTCAAATCCATTTTCTAAGCGATAA